One genomic window of Sodaliphilus pleomorphus includes the following:
- a CDS encoding glycosyltransferase family 2 protein, with amino-acid sequence MEISIVIPVYNKAAYLERCLASIFRQDYDDYEIVAVDDGSTDGSAALCDSLAAGNPHLRVVHQPNAGVTAARRRGVETARGRYIVFVDPDDELLPGALAAQHQAIERTGADEVIAPYCTQHGRLRDSGWRGWVDTDVLIADLLKTHNSFAVLWSVIFKRQLLEDCLGAPRVIVEREDILMQFKCLMKKPKVYFAHRPAYCYHEGLPNDRVEDLAMVKAYDQELKATLSPQWERWKSAYVGHQIKVYEKFVDKRQFHVLRDYYKPLRRQLSSDIPLQDRIVIMLPPLVAYPLVHCYKQLRRLLLR; translated from the coding sequence ATGGAAATATCAATCGTAATACCAGTTTACAACAAGGCTGCCTACCTGGAGCGCTGCCTGGCGAGCATATTCCGGCAAGACTACGACGACTACGAGATCGTGGCCGTCGACGACGGCAGCACCGACGGCAGCGCCGCCCTGTGCGACAGCCTGGCCGCCGGCAACCCGCACCTCAGGGTGGTGCACCAGCCCAATGCCGGTGTGACCGCTGCCCGCCGCCGCGGCGTGGAGACGGCCCGGGGGCGGTACATCGTCTTTGTCGATCCCGACGACGAGCTCCTGCCCGGCGCCCTTGCTGCACAGCACCAGGCCATCGAGCGCACCGGGGCCGATGAGGTGATAGCCCCCTACTGCACCCAGCACGGACGCCTGCGTGACTCGGGCTGGCGCGGCTGGGTCGACACCGATGTGCTCATCGCCGACTTGCTGAAGACACACAACAGCTTTGCCGTGCTGTGGAGCGTCATCTTCAAGCGGCAACTGCTCGAGGACTGCCTGGGGGCACCGCGTGTCATCGTCGAGCGTGAAGACATCTTGATGCAGTTCAAGTGTCTGATGAAGAAGCCCAAGGTGTACTTTGCCCACCGGCCGGCCTACTGCTACCACGAGGGCTTGCCCAACGACCGTGTCGAGGATCTGGCCATGGTCAAGGCCTACGACCAGGAGCTCAAGGCCACCCTGTCGCCGCAGTGGGAGCGATGGAAAAGCGCCTATGTGGGACACCAGATCAAGGTGTACGAGAAGTTTGTCGACAAGCGCCAGTTTCACGTGTTGCGCGACTACTACAAGCCCCTGCGCCGGCAGTTGAGCAGCGACATCCCGCTTCAGGACCGCATCGTCATCATGTTGCCACCGCTTGTGGCCTACCCGCTGGTGCACTGCTACAAGCAGTTGCGGCGGCTATTGCTGCGATGA
- a CDS encoding metallophosphoesterase has product MKLQYASDLHLENRPLSQWFAGHMPAVAGEVLLLAGDIMHLPAGESAQVPPFIDWCSRNYRLTLIVPGNHEYYGGCDVLSTLQGDYDLALRPNVHYCNNCSVMLGDVEVLLTTMWTRIAPQNAALVQEGMSDCRHIDCGGRLLEAGDYSLLHEHCTRWLDEALRRSTARCKVVVTHHCPMLLEDPRYKPNGLSDAFVVDMTRYIEQHHIDHWIYGHTHYNAGEGTRVGGTTMHCNQLAYSSHGPVTGYTRAATVDV; this is encoded by the coding sequence ATGAAGCTGCAATATGCCAGCGACCTCCACCTGGAGAACCGCCCCCTCTCGCAGTGGTTCGCCGGCCACATGCCCGCCGTGGCGGGCGAGGTGCTGCTGCTGGCAGGCGACATCATGCACCTGCCGGCCGGCGAGAGCGCCCAGGTGCCTCCCTTTATCGACTGGTGCAGCCGCAACTACCGCCTCACGCTCATCGTGCCCGGCAACCATGAGTACTACGGCGGCTGCGACGTGCTGTCGACCCTCCAGGGCGACTACGACCTGGCTCTGCGACCCAACGTGCACTACTGCAACAACTGCAGCGTGATGCTGGGCGATGTCGAGGTGCTGCTCACCACCATGTGGACCAGAATAGCACCCCAAAACGCCGCACTGGTGCAAGAGGGCATGAGCGACTGCCGGCACATCGACTGCGGCGGCCGCCTGCTCGAGGCAGGCGACTACAGCCTGCTGCACGAGCACTGCACCCGCTGGCTCGACGAGGCACTGCGCCGCTCTACCGCCCGCTGCAAGGTGGTGGTGACCCACCACTGCCCCATGCTGCTCGAGGACCCGCGCTACAAGCCCAACGGCCTGAGCGATGCCTTTGTTGTCGACATGACCCGCTACATCGAGCAGCACCACATCGACCACTGGATATATGGGCACACCCACTACAACGCCGGCGAGGGCACACGCGTGGGCGGCACTACCATGCACTGCAACCAGCTGGCCTACAGCAGTCACGGCCCGGTGACCGGCTACACCAGAGCAGCCACTGTCGACGTGTAG
- a CDS encoding family 20 glycosylhydrolase has protein sequence MTMRLPALILAAVLCLVVHAHEAATIVPTPVQLIEGTGTCKLDTVTVDCRDAALLPAAQYLAQSLAGRATVAATGGRATPVKLALDTTLEASQYRLDIAPGHIDITGGDYSGVACGIATLRQLLPAASGSIEVPCLRITDKPRYGWRGLLLDSSRHFWSVDEVKRLLDLMACYKLNRLHWHLVDDEGWRIEIKRYPQLTGQGAFRPFDSHDLGCEERAAREHNADLRVDRAKMKVDEHGDSVYGGYYTQRQLRDVVAYARERGIEIMPEVDFPGHSRMATTVLPWLSCQGEPSSTLCVGSDATLQFCKNVYDEVIDIFPFAYVHMGGDEVDKRNWQSCPRCRQRMRQCGIASIEGLQGWFVRQLEAYFNAKDRHLVGWDEIADDGLGTGSVVQWWRGWNKGVVERATVQGKQVICSPTTCLYFDYGQDDGTIDEILRYDPRSTAGLSAGQQQLILGMQGNTWCEWIATEARLQYQVMPRMIALAERVWTSDTCRERVVARFHEKLPAQLERLDALHVRYKLPDITGVSEHTLYNGHGVLWPAIAYGKATLRYTTDGTVPTCQSPAITGPVEVTRDTHFTIASFRPDGSRSDMVTATYAQARYMPALDVSPKTDGLLVEWHRNTGGDHCSDIARGALIARLVSPAVQLPPAIDHDYSVIFKGYLYAPADGIYEFVLGSDDGSQWLIDGTLLIDNDGPHSTVVRRNQAALRQGWHATEVHYFDYNDNGGTLHATVRCVDNPALQVTYKH, from the coding sequence ATGACCATGCGACTGCCTGCCCTGATCCTGGCCGCTGTGCTGTGCCTCGTCGTGCACGCGCATGAGGCTGCCACAATCGTGCCCACGCCCGTGCAACTCATCGAGGGCACTGGCACCTGCAAGCTCGACACCGTGACTGTCGACTGCCGCGACGCAGCCTTGCTGCCAGCGGCGCAGTACCTGGCTCAGAGCCTTGCCGGGCGAGCGACGGTGGCCGCCACAGGTGGCCGCGCCACGCCGGTAAAACTCGCTCTCGACACCACGCTCGAGGCCAGCCAGTACCGTCTCGACATCGCGCCAGGCCACATCGACATCACCGGCGGCGACTACAGCGGCGTGGCCTGCGGCATTGCCACACTGCGGCAGCTGCTGCCCGCAGCCTCGGGCAGCATCGAGGTGCCCTGCCTGCGTATCACCGACAAGCCGCGCTACGGCTGGCGTGGCCTGCTGCTCGACAGCTCGCGCCACTTTTGGAGCGTCGACGAGGTGAAGCGCCTGCTCGACCTCATGGCCTGCTACAAGCTCAACCGCCTGCACTGGCACCTGGTCGACGACGAGGGCTGGCGCATCGAGATCAAGCGCTATCCACAGCTCACCGGGCAGGGGGCTTTCCGACCTTTCGACAGTCACGACCTGGGCTGCGAGGAGCGTGCAGCCCGCGAGCACAATGCCGACTTGCGCGTCGACCGCGCCAAGATGAAGGTCGACGAGCACGGCGACTCGGTCTACGGCGGCTACTACACCCAGCGACAGCTGCGCGACGTGGTGGCCTATGCCCGCGAGCGCGGCATCGAGATCATGCCCGAGGTCGACTTTCCTGGCCACAGCCGCATGGCCACCACCGTGTTGCCCTGGCTCTCGTGCCAGGGCGAGCCGTCGAGCACGCTGTGTGTGGGCAGCGACGCGACGCTGCAATTCTGCAAGAACGTGTACGACGAGGTGATCGACATCTTTCCCTTTGCCTATGTGCACATGGGCGGCGACGAGGTCGACAAGCGCAACTGGCAGTCGTGCCCGCGGTGCCGGCAGCGCATGAGGCAGTGCGGCATCGCCAGCATCGAGGGTCTGCAAGGCTGGTTTGTGCGCCAGCTCGAAGCCTACTTCAACGCCAAGGACCGGCACCTCGTGGGCTGGGACGAGATTGCCGACGACGGGCTGGGCACTGGCAGCGTGGTGCAGTGGTGGCGCGGCTGGAACAAGGGTGTGGTCGAGCGCGCCACGGTCCAGGGCAAGCAAGTGATATGCTCGCCCACCACGTGCCTCTACTTCGACTACGGTCAGGACGACGGCACCATCGACGAGATACTGCGCTACGATCCCCGCTCGACCGCTGGCCTGAGTGCAGGACAGCAACAGCTCATACTGGGCATGCAGGGCAACACGTGGTGCGAGTGGATAGCCACCGAGGCCCGACTGCAATACCAGGTGATGCCGCGCATGATTGCCCTGGCCGAGCGCGTCTGGACCAGCGACACCTGCCGCGAGCGTGTGGTGGCCCGCTTCCACGAGAAATTGCCGGCACAGCTCGAGCGCCTCGACGCCTTGCACGTGCGCTACAAGCTGCCCGACATCACCGGCGTGAGCGAGCACACACTCTACAACGGCCACGGCGTGCTGTGGCCCGCGATTGCCTACGGCAAGGCCACCCTGCGCTACACCACCGATGGCACTGTGCCTACCTGCCAGTCGCCAGCCATCACCGGCCCCGTCGAGGTCACCCGCGACACGCACTTCACTATAGCTTCGTTCAGACCCGACGGCAGCCGCAGCGACATGGTTACCGCCACCTATGCCCAGGCCCGCTACATGCCAGCGCTCGACGTGTCCCCCAAGACCGACGGCCTGCTGGTAGAGTGGCACCGCAACACTGGCGGCGACCATTGCAGCGACATCGCCCGGGGCGCGCTCATCGCCCGGCTCGTGAGCCCGGCCGTGCAGCTGCCGCCAGCTATCGACCACGACTACAGCGTGATCTTCAAGGGTTACCTCTATGCCCCGGCCGACGGCATCTATGAGTTCGTCCTGGGCAGCGACGATGGCAGTCAGTGGCTCATCGACGGCACGTTGCTCATCGACAACGACGGCCCCCACAGCACTGTCGTGAGGCGTAACCAGGCTGCCTTGCGCCAGGGCTGGCATGCCACCGAGGTGCACTACTTCGACTACAACGACAACGGCGGCACGCTGCACGCCACTGTGAGGTGTGTCGACAACCCCGCCCTGCAGGTAACCTACAAGCACTAA
- a CDS encoding RagB/SusD family nutrient uptake outer membrane protein, whose product MKRYIINLMLAVAATACLTSCNDFLKEDPSSQIKEDEAYKNETELYLNAVAALYNNVGGHNDSEGLQGTARGVYDLNEFTTDEAILPTRGADWYDGGLWQNLFRHSWGTGTDCIGDTWKYLFKSIIMCNSALEHIDAYAKAHGQSDNTAYWRYEARALRAMFYFYAIDLYGRLPLYSTSHPTVAQMQLQERSTVYKHIVGELQDCAAHLTGERSNWQGKYYGRINAATCYFLLAKLMLNAEVYSDDDWTDGVRPSGSNIYFNIDGRQLNAWQATEHYCDLIAGMGYRLEDDYTANFAVHNEKSRENIFVIPMDKYLYQNQFKYLFRSRHYNHAAALGLNGENGSSATVEAMKTFGYGTDTADARLAMSYYCDQVRDLNGRLVTLDDGTPLKYYPMAVKLDLSGDPHEKTAGARMKKYEVDPTGTKDGNQSDNDIVLFRYADVLLMRAEAMVRNGENGDEYLAMVRRRVGESPRHATLATLLDERMLELSWEGWRRNDLIRFGEFARAYTHHTPLPDEANGWSTCFPLPGDFLAITGCKQNPGY is encoded by the coding sequence ATGAAAAGATACATCATCAACCTCATGCTGGCAGTTGCCGCGACGGCGTGTCTCACCTCGTGCAACGACTTCCTGAAGGAAGACCCCAGCAGTCAAATCAAGGAGGACGAAGCCTATAAAAACGAGACCGAGCTCTATCTCAACGCTGTGGCGGCGCTCTACAACAACGTGGGCGGCCACAACGACAGCGAGGGCCTGCAGGGCACGGCACGCGGCGTGTATGACCTGAACGAGTTTACCACCGACGAGGCCATACTGCCCACGCGCGGAGCCGACTGGTACGACGGCGGGCTGTGGCAGAACCTGTTTCGCCACAGCTGGGGCACCGGCACCGACTGCATAGGCGACACGTGGAAGTACCTGTTCAAGTCGATCATCATGTGCAACAGCGCCCTGGAGCACATCGACGCCTATGCCAAGGCGCACGGTCAGAGCGACAACACCGCCTACTGGCGCTACGAGGCACGGGCCTTGCGTGCAATGTTCTACTTCTATGCCATCGACCTCTACGGCCGTCTGCCGCTCTACAGCACGAGCCATCCCACCGTGGCCCAGATGCAGCTGCAAGAGCGCTCGACGGTGTACAAGCACATCGTGGGCGAGCTGCAAGACTGCGCCGCGCACCTCACCGGCGAGCGCAGCAACTGGCAGGGCAAGTACTATGGCCGCATCAACGCCGCCACCTGCTACTTCCTGCTCGCCAAGCTCATGCTCAATGCCGAGGTGTACAGCGACGACGACTGGACCGACGGCGTGAGGCCCAGCGGCAGCAACATCTACTTCAACATCGACGGCCGCCAGCTCAACGCCTGGCAGGCCACCGAGCACTACTGCGACCTGATAGCCGGCATGGGCTACCGGCTCGAAGACGACTACACGGCAAACTTTGCCGTACACAACGAGAAGTCGCGCGAAAACATCTTTGTCATTCCCATGGACAAATACCTGTACCAGAACCAATTCAAGTACTTGTTCCGCTCACGCCACTACAACCACGCCGCAGCCCTTGGCTTAAACGGCGAGAACGGCTCGAGCGCCACCGTCGAGGCGATGAAGACCTTCGGGTACGGCACCGACACGGCCGACGCACGCCTGGCCATGAGCTACTATTGCGACCAGGTGCGCGACCTGAACGGGCGCTTGGTGACCCTCGACGACGGCACGCCGCTCAAGTACTACCCCATGGCCGTGAAGCTCGACCTCTCGGGCGACCCACACGAAAAAACAGCCGGGGCCCGCATGAAGAAATATGAAGTAGACCCCACGGGCACCAAAGACGGCAACCAGAGCGACAACGACATTGTGCTCTTCCGCTATGCCGACGTGCTGCTCATGCGCGCCGAAGCCATGGTGCGCAACGGCGAGAACGGCGACGAGTACCTGGCCATGGTGCGCCGCCGTGTGGGCGAGTCTCCGCGCCACGCCACACTGGCCACGCTGCTCGACGAGCGCATGCTCGAGCTCTCGTGGGAGGGGTGGCGTCGCAACGACCTGATACGCTTCGGCGAGTTTGCCCGCGCCTATACCCACCACACGCCGCTGCCCGACGAGGCCAACGGGTGGAGCACGTGCTTCCCCCTGCCCGGCGACTTCCTGGCCATCACGGGCTGCAAGCAGAATCCAGGATACTAA
- a CDS encoding ornithine cyclodeaminase, whose product MKHNVVKVIQHELIAQAGITPKQCIEWVRESFMMKYEAQLPAKISLRPQGDDFFNTMPCILPKRYNRYGVKVVHRIKGQTPLLGSDILLYDSSNGRLLALLNGDWITTMRTGAVAALAIKTLKAKGVTTYSFVGLGNTARATAMCLLADNADCEVKFRLLRYKDQAEAFVDRFKTVPNAHFEIVDDIKELVAGAQVIVSCVTSANDLFCDDDALFRPGVLLVPVHTRGFQNCDLFFDKIYGDDTAHLHGFKYFARFKYFNELSRVLLGTDSGRDNDDQRIISYNIGLSLHDIVFAHHIYEALGQQAPSMQQVIEDKKFWV is encoded by the coding sequence ATGAAACACAATGTAGTTAAAGTAATCCAGCACGAGCTTATAGCGCAGGCTGGCATCACGCCCAAGCAGTGTATCGAGTGGGTGAGAGAGTCGTTCATGATGAAATATGAGGCCCAGTTGCCGGCCAAGATAAGCCTCAGGCCGCAAGGCGATGATTTTTTCAACACCATGCCTTGTATCTTGCCTAAACGGTACAATCGTTATGGCGTTAAGGTTGTGCACCGCATCAAGGGCCAGACACCGTTGCTGGGCAGCGACATCTTGCTTTACGACTCAAGCAACGGCCGCCTGCTCGCTCTGCTCAACGGTGACTGGATCACAACCATGCGCACCGGCGCTGTGGCCGCGCTGGCTATAAAAACGCTGAAAGCAAAAGGAGTGACCACCTATTCGTTTGTCGGCTTGGGCAACACCGCTCGGGCCACAGCCATGTGCCTGCTGGCCGACAATGCCGACTGTGAGGTGAAATTCAGGTTGCTGCGCTACAAAGACCAGGCCGAGGCCTTTGTTGATCGTTTCAAGACGGTGCCCAATGCCCACTTTGAGATTGTAGACGACATAAAGGAGCTTGTGGCTGGTGCACAGGTGATTGTGTCGTGCGTGACGTCGGCCAACGACTTGTTTTGCGACGACGATGCATTGTTCCGGCCAGGGGTCTTGCTCGTGCCCGTGCACACCCGTGGTTTTCAGAATTGCGATTTGTTTTTCGACAAGATATATGGCGACGACACAGCCCACCTGCATGGATTCAAATATTTCGCTCGTTTCAAGTATTTCAACGAGTTGAGCAGGGTGCTGCTCGGCACCGACAGCGGGCGCGACAACGACGACCAGCGCATCATTTCCTACAACATAGGGCTAAGCTTGCACGACATCGTCTTTGCCCACCACATCTATGAAGCGCTTGGGCAGCAAGCCCCATCGATGCAACAGGTGATTGAAGACAAAAAATTCTGGGTTTAG
- a CDS encoding pyridoxal phosphate-dependent aminotransferase, translating into MNQISDRIMALQPSATLAMSQKSSQLKAQGIDVINLSVGEPDFPTPKHIKEAAKSAIDNNFSFYTPVGGYLSLRQAISDKLQHENGVHYAPEQIVVGNGAKHELCNVVMSMINPGDEVVIPTPAWVSYMQMVILAGGTCVEVPCSMEQGFKMTPRQLEAAITPKTKLLILCSPSNPTGAVYSKGELQALAQVLGAHPQVLVLADEIYEHINYVGGHESIAQFPQVAGRVAIVNGVSKAYAMTGWRIGYVAAPLWLAKAVTKLQGQYTSGASSIAQKAAEAAYRGSQECVETMRAAFERRRNLIVSLLRGIPGIEVNVPDGAFYVFPSVKAFLGKKCGDTVINDATDLALYLLNEAHVATVSGDAFACPGHLRLSYATDDKDIVGAVSRIATALSRLQ; encoded by the coding sequence ATGAATCAAATCTCCGACCGCATTATGGCTCTTCAACCATCGGCCACCCTGGCCATGTCGCAGAAGAGCAGTCAACTCAAGGCACAAGGCATCGACGTGATCAACCTCTCGGTAGGCGAGCCCGATTTTCCCACTCCCAAGCACATCAAGGAAGCCGCCAAAAGCGCTATCGACAACAACTTCTCGTTTTACACGCCCGTGGGCGGCTACCTGTCGCTGCGCCAGGCCATAAGCGACAAGTTGCAACACGAAAACGGCGTGCACTACGCCCCCGAGCAAATCGTGGTGGGCAACGGTGCCAAGCACGAGTTGTGCAATGTGGTGATGAGCATGATCAACCCTGGCGACGAGGTGGTGATACCCACGCCGGCCTGGGTGAGCTACATGCAGATGGTGATACTGGCCGGCGGCACCTGCGTAGAGGTACCCTGCTCGATGGAGCAAGGCTTCAAGATGACGCCCCGGCAGCTCGAGGCCGCCATCACGCCCAAGACCAAGCTGCTCATACTGTGCTCGCCCTCCAACCCCACAGGCGCCGTCTACAGCAAGGGCGAATTGCAGGCGCTGGCCCAGGTGCTGGGAGCTCACCCCCAGGTGCTGGTGCTTGCCGACGAGATATATGAGCACATCAACTATGTGGGCGGCCACGAGTCGATTGCCCAATTTCCCCAGGTGGCCGGCCGGGTAGCCATCGTCAACGGCGTGTCGAAGGCCTATGCCATGACGGGCTGGCGCATAGGCTATGTGGCCGCCCCGTTGTGGCTGGCCAAGGCTGTGACCAAGCTCCAGGGCCAGTACACCAGCGGCGCCTCGTCGATAGCCCAAAAGGCTGCCGAGGCGGCCTACAGGGGCTCGCAAGAGTGTGTCGAGACCATGCGTGCAGCCTTTGAGCGCCGCCGCAACCTCATTGTGAGTCTGCTGCGCGGCATTCCAGGCATCGAGGTGAATGTGCCCGACGGTGCCTTCTACGTGTTTCCCAGCGTGAAAGCCTTCCTGGGCAAGAAATGCGGAGATACTGTGATCAACGACGCCACCGACCTGGCCCTTTACCTGCTCAACGAGGCCCACGTGGCCACTGTGAGTGGCGATGCCTTTGCCTGCCCGGGCCACCTGCGCCTGAGCTATGCCACCGACGACAAGGATATCGTGGGTGCCGTGTCGAGAATTGCAACTGCCTTGAGCCGCCTGCAGTGA
- a CDS encoding LicD family protein has product MKEIATIAELRSIQLAVLDHITTYCDKHGIVYFLACGSLIGAIRHKGYIPWDDDIDLFMPRESYNRLLAAYRDPDPRYALLAPGRATRYLYTYAKVVDRRTLVVEDEVPGYELGVYVDIFPLDYVTDCRWLRRHVVWKYKKFIYRMRRCKMQPNFLASRWRYLLYRYFPLPLRAIDSLIGHTLTGHKPTGTVCNMTEANALERECFPAHCIEGERVEVDFEGKRYKTMPGYDEYLHHLYGDYMQLPPVEQRVHHHFAAYWRDA; this is encoded by the coding sequence ATGAAAGAAATCGCCACCATCGCCGAGTTGCGCAGCATCCAGCTGGCTGTGCTCGACCACATCACCACCTATTGCGACAAGCACGGCATCGTCTACTTCCTGGCATGCGGGTCGCTCATAGGCGCCATTCGCCACAAGGGCTACATCCCTTGGGACGACGACATCGACCTTTTCATGCCTCGTGAGAGCTACAACCGCCTGCTGGCCGCCTACCGCGATCCCGACCCGCGCTATGCCCTGCTTGCACCGGGACGGGCCACGCGCTACCTCTACACCTATGCCAAGGTGGTCGACCGGCGCACGCTGGTGGTCGAAGACGAGGTGCCGGGCTACGAGCTGGGCGTGTATGTCGACATCTTTCCGCTCGACTATGTGACCGACTGCCGCTGGCTGCGCCGCCACGTGGTGTGGAAGTACAAGAAATTTATCTACCGCATGCGCCGGTGCAAGATGCAGCCCAACTTCCTGGCCTCGCGATGGCGCTACCTGCTATACCGCTACTTCCCGCTGCCGCTGCGGGCCATCGACAGCCTCATCGGGCACACGCTCACCGGCCACAAGCCCACGGGCACCGTGTGCAACATGACCGAGGCCAATGCCCTGGAGCGCGAGTGCTTCCCGGCCCATTGCATCGAGGGCGAGCGCGTGGAGGTGGACTTTGAGGGCAAACGCTACAAGACCATGCCGGGCTACGACGAGTACCTGCACCACCTCTACGGCGACTACATGCAGCTGCCGCCCGTCGAGCAGCGCGTGCACCATCACTTTGCCGCCTACTGGCGCGATGCTTAG
- a CDS encoding lipopolysaccharide biosynthesis protein, giving the protein MAETLKEKTAKGLFWGVLNNGTMQVLNVVFGIFLARLLSPGDYGLVGMLAIFTAIAGNIQSAGFTNGLINLKHPTAGDYNAVFWFNITASLVMYALLFAAAPLIAAYYRQPALVGLSRFTFLAFVMGAFGIAHNGYMMKNMMNKEVAVCNLLGILVSGTAGIVMALKGLAYWSLAWQQVLYIAVVNAGRYYYTFKLWHPSLHVDFTPIKQMFSFSVKILITTIINSLSNNVLTFIFGRIFSLRTVGSFSQAYKWDTMAYTFVQGTLGQIAQPVMVAVEGEKDREQRVMRKMMRFTAMLSMPVMLGLATVSHEFIIIALGAKWAQSAAIMQILCLGGAFVPFYTVYQNLVISHGRSDIYMWCNVVQLALQVGIILSCYRLGILWLCAIYSVFNIAWLLVWHYYARRLSGVRYRDVLADVLPFFLITASVMAVTYVVTLPLYHLALLLAARVVLGAGLYLGTLKVLRVKIFEEALDFLTKRMKK; this is encoded by the coding sequence ATGGCAGAGACACTGAAAGAGAAAACGGCCAAGGGCCTGTTTTGGGGCGTGCTCAACAATGGGACAATGCAGGTGCTGAACGTGGTGTTCGGCATCTTCCTGGCCCGTTTGCTCTCGCCTGGCGACTATGGGCTGGTGGGCATGCTGGCCATCTTCACTGCCATAGCCGGCAACATCCAGAGTGCGGGTTTCACCAACGGGCTCATCAACCTCAAGCACCCCACGGCTGGCGACTACAACGCGGTGTTCTGGTTCAACATCACGGCCAGCCTGGTCATGTATGCCCTGCTCTTTGCTGCGGCACCGCTCATTGCCGCCTACTATCGCCAGCCGGCGCTTGTGGGACTCTCGCGCTTCACTTTCCTGGCCTTTGTGATGGGGGCATTCGGCATCGCCCACAACGGCTACATGATGAAAAACATGATGAACAAGGAGGTGGCCGTGTGCAACCTGCTGGGCATTTTGGTGTCGGGCACGGCGGGCATCGTCATGGCGCTCAAGGGCTTGGCCTACTGGAGCCTGGCCTGGCAGCAGGTGCTCTATATCGCGGTGGTCAACGCTGGCCGCTACTACTACACCTTCAAGCTGTGGCACCCCAGCCTGCATGTCGACTTCACGCCCATCAAGCAGATGTTCTCCTTCAGCGTGAAGATACTCATCACCACCATCATCAACTCGCTGAGCAACAATGTGCTCACTTTCATCTTCGGGCGCATCTTCAGTCTGCGCACCGTGGGCAGCTTCTCGCAGGCCTACAAATGGGACACCATGGCCTATACCTTTGTGCAAGGCACTCTGGGCCAGATTGCACAGCCCGTGATGGTGGCTGTCGAGGGCGAGAAAGACCGCGAGCAGCGTGTGATGCGCAAGATGATGCGCTTCACCGCCATGCTCTCGATGCCCGTGATGCTGGGCCTGGCCACGGTGTCGCATGAGTTCATCATCATCGCTTTGGGGGCCAAGTGGGCCCAGAGTGCCGCCATCATGCAGATTTTGTGCCTGGGCGGGGCCTTTGTACCCTTCTACACGGTGTATCAAAATCTGGTCATCAGCCACGGCCGCAGCGACATCTACATGTGGTGCAATGTGGTGCAGCTTGCACTGCAGGTGGGCATCATCTTGAGCTGCTACCGGCTGGGCATCTTGTGGCTGTGTGCCATATACTCGGTCTTCAACATTGCCTGGCTGCTGGTGTGGCACTACTACGCGCGGCGGCTGAGCGGCGTGCGCTACCGCGATGTGCTGGCCGATGTGCTGCCGTTTTTCCTCATCACCGCGAGTGTCATGGCTGTGACCTATGTGGTGACCCTGCCTCTCTACCACCTGGCGCTGCTGCTGGCTGCCCGCGTGGTGCTGGGTGCCGGGCTCTACCTGGGCACACTCAAGGTGCTCAGGGTGAAAATCTTTGAGGAAGCTCTCGATTTCCTCACAAAGCGAATGAAGAAATGA
- a CDS encoding LicD family protein: MKKITDIKELRSIQLNILCEIHKFCTAHDITYFLSSGTLLGAVRHKGYIPWDDDLDIYMPRASYERFLQQYHDDGRYRIYAPDRMKKYFYTFAKLVDTSTRLVEEETQGFTIGVYVDIFPLDYIDDDPAVQQHIFDKKKLLYKIRRCKIAKSNPLRSKLGYCCYKMLPVTVTHLEKMIYRLIATSSPTHTVCNLTEAGPLTIKGCFPAADVERQVEIEFEGRKFMTMAGYDDYLTHTYGDYMKLPPVEQRVTHRFEAYWL; this comes from the coding sequence ATGAAAAAGATTACCGACATCAAGGAGCTGCGCAGTATTCAATTGAACATTTTGTGCGAGATACACAAGTTTTGCACAGCACATGATATCACCTATTTTCTCTCCAGTGGCACCCTGCTGGGAGCTGTGAGGCACAAGGGTTACATTCCTTGGGACGACGACCTCGACATCTACATGCCGCGCGCGAGCTACGAGCGGTTTCTGCAACAGTATCATGACGACGGTCGATACCGCATCTACGCCCCCGACCGCATGAAAAAGTACTTCTACACTTTTGCCAAACTTGTCGACACCTCTACACGGCTTGTTGAGGAAGAAACACAAGGGTTCACGATAGGTGTGTATGTCGACATTTTCCCGCTCGACTACATCGACGACGATCCCGCTGTGCAGCAGCACATATTTGACAAAAAGAAACTGCTCTACAAGATACGTCGTTGCAAAATCGCAAAATCCAACCCGTTGAGATCCAAGCTGGGCTATTGCTGCTACAAGATGCTGCCAGTGACGGTGACACACCTGGAGAAAATGATATATCGCCTCATTGCTACTTCATCGCCCACGCACACCGTGTGCAACCTCACCGAGGCAGGGCCATTGACCATCAAGGGGTGCTTCCCGGCCGCCGATGTGGAGCGTCAGGTCGAGATCGAGTTTGAGGGCCGCAAGTTCATGACAATGGCAGGCTATGACGACTATCTCACCCACACCTATGGCGACTACATGAAGCTGCCTCCTGTGGAGCAACGAGTAACCCACAGATTTGAGGCCTACTGGCTGTAA